The DNA segment GGGTGTCGACGTCGGAGTGCAGGTACTCCACCTTCACCCCGTGTTCCAGCAGGTAGCCGGTGAGATCCTCGGCCATCCGCTTGGTGAGCGTGGTGACCAGGACGCGTTCGTTGCGTTCCACCCGGGTGCGGATCTCGCCCAGCAGGTCGTCGATCTGGCCCTTGCTCGGCTTGACCACGACCTCCGGGTCGATCAGCCCGGTCGGACGGATGATCTGCTGCACATAACCGTCGGACTTGCCCAGCTCGTACTTGCCCGGCGTCGCCGACAGGTACACCGTCTGGCCGATCCTTTCGAGGAATTCGTCCCACTTCAGGGGCCGGTTGTCCATGGCGGAGGGCAACCGGAACCCGTGGTCCACGAGGGTGCGCTTTCGGGACATGTCCCCCTCATACATGGCGCCGATCTGCGGGATGGTCACGTGGGATTCATCCACGACCAGCAGGAAATCGTCGGGGAAGTAGTCGAGGAGGCAGTGCGACGCCGAGCCCGGCCCGCGCCCGTCAATGTGCCGCGAATAGTTCTCGATACCGTTGCAGAACCCCATCTGCTGCATCATTTCCAGGTCATAGGTGGTGCGCATCCGGAGGCGCTGCGCCTCGACCAGCTTGTTCTGTGACTCCAGCTCATCAAGCCGGACCTGCAGCTCGTCCTCGATCTGCTTGACCGCGCGGTTCATCCGTTCCGGACCCGCAACATAGTGCGATGCCGGGAACACGTACATCTCGGTCTCTTCCCGGACAATCTCACCGGTCAGGGGGTGCAGGGTGTAGATCTTTTCGACCTCGTCGCCGAAGAACTCGATGCGGAGCGCCAACTCCTCATACATCGGGATGATCTCGACGGTGTCGCCGCGCACCCTGAACGTGCCGCGGTGGAAGTCGATGTCGTTGCGGGTGTACTGCATTGACACGAACTTTCGCAGCAGGTCATCCCGGTTCATCTGCTGGCCGGTCTCCAGCGTGACCATTCCGGCGACGTACTCCTCGGGGGTGCCCAGTCCGTAGATGCAGGACACCGTGGCGACGACGATGACGTCCCGGCGGGTCAGCAGGGCGTTCGTGGCCGAGTGGCGGAGCCGCTCCACCTCCTCGTTGACCGACGAGTCCTTCTCAATGAAGGTGTCGGTCTGCGGTACGTAGGCTTCAGGCTGGTAGTAGTCGTAGTAGGAGACGAAGTACTCGACGGCATTGTTCGGCAGCAGTTCACGGAATTCGTTGGCCAGCTGTGCGGCGAGGGTCTTGTTCTGCACCATCACCAGGGTGGGGCGTTGGACCTGCTCGATCAGCCACGCCGTCGTCGCACTCTTGCCGGTGCCGGTGGCACCCAGGAGCACCACGTCCTTTTCGCCACCCTTGATCCGCTCGCTCAGCTCGGCGATCGCGGCCGGCTGGTCGCCAGCCGGATTGAAATCACTGATCACTTCGAACGGGGCGACCACCCGGTTAATTTGCTGCGCAAGGCTCATATAAATACGTTAGACCCTCCCCCGGACAATTACTGTCCTCATGCCCGTGACTTAGCCGACGGCGGAAGGCGGTCCCGGCCGCCAGCCGGTGTCGGCGATCCACCGGGTCAGCAGGGGGTCGGCAACCTGGGTGAACCAGGCTTCTTTGCACTGCGCGTAGCCATCCGTTCCCTGGTCGCCAGCGTGGTCGGCCGCACAGCGTTCCTTCTCCGCCAGATACCGGGCTGCGGCGTCCGGATCGGACCGCAGCCAGTCCCGGAAGGACAGCGCGTAACACCACCCCGGGGAGCCCTGGACCCTGACGTGCACATTCGCCGGGCGTCCGGGGTCGGCGTTGGCGTGCAGTCGCTTCGCCCACCGGTCCGGCTCGGGTGCGGCTGGTTTCGGCTCATCCTGCACAATGCCCTCGACGAGGGGGAAACCCGCCGCAGTGAGTCTGTCTGCAATCCTGTCGGCGTCCGCCAGGCTCGCCACGGTGACCTGCAGATCGATGACGTCCTTGGCCGGCAGGCCGGGAATCGCTGTCGAGCCGATATGGTCCACTCCCAGCACCAGGGGATCCGCCAGGCGCAGCCGGCCCGCGATCCGCTCCGCCTGCACCGGCCAGTCATCACGGTATTTCTTGAGCTGCGGCCCGCCGGTCCGTCCCGCACGCACACCCCTGACCAGGTTGGTGTTGAACGGGACCACCCGGTCCCGCCACAACCGGTCCACCGCGGCCAGCAGTTCTTCGGTGGTTCCCTCATTGGGGATGACGACGTCGGCCGCGGTGGCGCGCTCGGCCCGCGTCGCCTGCGCCGCGATCCGGGCCCGTGCGTCGGCGTCGCTCATCCCGCGGTCGGTGGTCAGCCGTCCCAACCGCACCTCGTCGGACGCATCGACCACTACCACCAGATGGAACTGGTGCTGCTGGCCGGTCTCCACGAGCAGGGGAATGTCCTGCACGACGACGGCGTCCGGCGGAGCGGCGGCGGTCAGCTCACGCGCCCGGTCGCGGACCAGCGGATGGATGATGGAGTTCAGGGTCATCCGGCGCGACGGGTTCCCGAAGATGGCTTTCGCCAGGGCGGGCCGGTTCAGGCCGCCGTCGGGCAGGAGCATCTCCGCGCCGAACTCCGCGACGACGGCCGCCAGCCCGGCCGATCCCGGCTCGACGGCCTCCCGGGCCAGGACATCCGCGTCGACCAGCACCGCCCCGAGCTCTTCCAGACGTTGAGCGACGAGTGATTTCCCGGCGGCGATCCCGCCGGTGAGGCCGATTCTGAGCATGTCCCCCACCCTAGTACGCGGATCACTCGCAGTGCCCGCCCCGTATGCTTGATCCGGTGAGCGACAGTGGAATAACCGGATATACGACGGTCCGGGGCGAACACCGCCACGAGACCGAGGTTCGCCGGTCCCGTTTTGTCGCGGTCGTCCGGCGCGCCGACACCGAGGATGGCGCGCGGCAACTCGTCACCGACCTGCGGCGGGAATTCCACGATGCACGCCACCACTTCAGCGCGTTTGTCCTCGGCCCGGACCGGTCAATTCAGCGGGCCAACGACGACGGCGAGCCGTCCGGGACCGCTGGGGCACCCATGCTGGACGCCATCCTGAAACGCGTTACCACCGGGGGCGCCACCGATCTGAGCGACCTCGCCGTGGTGGTGGTGAGATACTTCGGCGGTGTGCTGTTGGGTGCCGGCGGCCTGGTCCGCGCCTACTCGGACGCCGTTTCCCAGGCACTGGACGCTGCACCAACCGTTCAGCGCCGACTACTCCAGCAGCTGACGGTCCCGGTGGCCCACGCCGACGCCGGTCGGGTCGAAAATGATCTGCGAGCCGCTGGCACCGGGATACTGGGAACCGACTATCTCGCCGACCGTGCGCTGATCCAGGTGGCCGTGCCAGCCGGGGAAGCCTCGGTGAGTGACTTCACCGCCCGGCTCGCCTCCCTGACCGCCGGGCAATCCGGCGCCGAACTCCAAGACCTGAAATGGGTGGACTGTGACTGACTTTTCCTTCGACAACCTTCGGCGGGCTCCCGATGTTGAGGCCCCCAACCTCTTCGCGTTCGACGCCACCGACCGTCTGCTCCTGGACACCGCCGGCAGTGCTATCAGCGAGGATCCGGCGGCCGTCGTCGTGATCGGTGATCACTATGGCGCGCTGACACTCGGTACTGCTGCGCTGCACGGTGCGACGGGGATCCGCACCCACCAGGATCCGCTGTCCGGGGAGCTCGCGCTGACCCGCAATGCAACAGCGACACGTTTGCCCGACAGGTACACCCACCACCCGCTGGACGGCGCGCTGCTGACCGATGCCCGCATTGTCCTGCTGCAACTTCCCCGGTCGCTGGCCGCGCTCGATGAAATCGCCTGGACGATCGCCCGCCATGCCGCGCCCAATGTCCGCGTGTTCGCGGGCGGCCGGGTGAAACACATGACCACGGCGATGAACGGCGTGCTCGCCCGCCATTTCGGCTCCGTAGCGGCGGGGCTGGCCCGCCAGAAGTCCCGGGTGCTGACCGCCTCCGGGCCGGTGCAATCCGCTGTCAGCGGGTTCCCCGTCGAGGAGCAGCACGACGTCGGCCTGGCTTCCCCGCTGATCCTGCGGGCGTTCGGCAGCACCTTTGGCGGGGCGAAGCTCGATGCGGGTACCCGTTACCTCCTTCCGGCCCTGTCCGCTGCGCGGTCAGTAGGGCACGCCATCGACCTGGGGTCGGGCAACGGCACGATCGCCGCCTACCTGGCGCTGACGCGGCCTACCCTGCAGGTCACCGCAACCGACCAGTCGGCGTCGGCGGTCGCATCCTCCCGGGCCACCGCTGAAGCCAACGGCGTGGGTGACCGGATCACCGTGGTGCGTGACGACGCGCTGTCCCTGGCGGCGGCGTCGTCAGCCGACCTGATCGTCCTGAACCCGCCCTTCCACCTGGAAGGCACGGTCCACTCAGGAATCGCGCTGAAGCTGTTCGCCGACGCCGGGTGGGTCCTGCGTCCGGGCGGCGAACTCTGGACGGTCTGGAACAGCCACCTGCAGTACCGGGGGCCCCTGACCCAACTGGTGGGGCCCACCCGCCAGGCCGCGCGGAACCCGAAATTCACCGTAACGGTGTCAACGCGGACCTAATCCGGTGCTGCCTTTGGCACCCGAAAGAGTCATCTAGTCAGCAGGCTTACTTTCTGCAATATACTACTGGCATGTCCACCACAGCACAGCGCCCGTCACCATCGAAACTCAAGCAGGGGATCAGCGCGTCGTCAACGCCACCGGATTCGGTATCCCGGAGTGGATCTTCGGGCTCGTCGCGCTCATCGCTGTCGCCAACCGTTTGCTGCTCACCATGATCATGGCCAGCCGGGTTACCTATGGCAGGGCAGAACAGGGGCTGCTTCCCTCCGTGCTCGGCCAGGTACTCCCGAACCGCCGGACCCCCGGGGCCGCGATTGTCGTGACGACTGCCGCCGTTTTGGTCCTCAGCAGCACCGGTGACCTCGCGTCGCTGGCCGAAACCGTCGTGGTTCTCCTCCTGGCGATAGGGCTCGCGCTCTACGCAGTGCAGCGCTTCGCCTCACGGCGAGGCTCGGATTCTCAAGGCACCGACCAGCGCCCCACGGTCGGGGGCTGACCCATGCGCCCCACTGCAGCTCTCGGCTCCGGTTTCGCCGGACTGTTCGCAGCGATTAAAAAGGTCAGACCGCACCGGCCCATCCACCCGGACGGGGTGATGCTGCACGGGACCCTCACCCGCACAGGTCCGGTGATCCCGAGCGGCATCTCCTGGATCGACGCTCCGGGAGAGGACAAGGTCAGGGCCCGCCTGTCCCGTTCGGTGGGACTCCCCCGCTGGAGTCCCGACATCCTGGGCCTGGCCGTCCGTGTCCCCAGCGGGGCCAACCACTTCGATGTGCTCTTGGCATCAACCGGCGTATCGTTCCCGGGCCGGTTTGTGCTGGTCCCCCAGCAGAACATTATGGCTGCCACGTTCACCTCGCTCATGCCGTATAAAGGGGATAAGTCAGCGGTGCTTCTGGGCGCCTTCCCGCTGGACCCGGGCGGGAACCTCCCC comes from the Arthrobacter sp. CAN_C5 genome and includes:
- a CDS encoding IMPACT family protein, yielding MSDSGITGYTTVRGEHRHETEVRRSRFVAVVRRADTEDGARQLVTDLRREFHDARHHFSAFVLGPDRSIQRANDDGEPSGTAGAPMLDAILKRVTTGGATDLSDLAVVVVRYFGGVLLGAGGLVRAYSDAVSQALDAAPTVQRRLLQQLTVPVAHADAGRVENDLRAAGTGILGTDYLADRALIQVAVPAGEASVSDFTARLASLTAGQSGAELQDLKWVDCD
- a CDS encoding methyltransferase, yielding MTDFSFDNLRRAPDVEAPNLFAFDATDRLLLDTAGSAISEDPAAVVVIGDHYGALTLGTAALHGATGIRTHQDPLSGELALTRNATATRLPDRYTHHPLDGALLTDARIVLLQLPRSLAALDEIAWTIARHAAPNVRVFAGGRVKHMTTAMNGVLARHFGSVAAGLARQKSRVLTASGPVQSAVSGFPVEEQHDVGLASPLILRAFGSTFGGAKLDAGTRYLLPALSAARSVGHAIDLGSGNGTIAAYLALTRPTLQVTATDQSASAVASSRATAEANGVGDRITVVRDDALSLAAASSADLIVLNPPFHLEGTVHSGIALKLFADAGWVLRPGGELWTVWNSHLQYRGPLTQLVGPTRQAARNPKFTVTVSTRT
- the coaE gene encoding dephospho-CoA kinase; this encodes MLRIGLTGGIAAGKSLVAQRLEELGAVLVDADVLAREAVEPGSAGLAAVVAEFGAEMLLPDGGLNRPALAKAIFGNPSRRMTLNSIIHPLVRDRARELTAAAPPDAVVVQDIPLLVETGQQHQFHLVVVVDASDEVRLGRLTTDRGMSDADARARIAAQATRAERATAADVVIPNEGTTEELLAAVDRLWRDRVVPFNTNLVRGVRAGRTGGPQLKKYRDDWPVQAERIAGRLRLADPLVLGVDHIGSTAIPGLPAKDVIDLQVTVASLADADRIADRLTAAGFPLVEGIVQDEPKPAAPEPDRWAKRLHANADPGRPANVHVRVQGSPGWCYALSFRDWLRSDPDAAARYLAEKERCAADHAGDQGTDGYAQCKEAWFTQVADPLLTRWIADTGWRPGPPSAVG
- a CDS encoding APC family permease, whose protein sequence is MASRVTYGRAEQGLLPSVLGQVLPNRRTPGAAIVVTTAAVLVLSSTGDLASLAETVVVLLLAIGLALYAVQRFASRRGSDSQGTDQRPTVGG
- the uvrB gene encoding excinuclease ABC subunit UvrB, which codes for MSLAQQINRVVAPFEVISDFNPAGDQPAAIAELSERIKGGEKDVVLLGATGTGKSATTAWLIEQVQRPTLVMVQNKTLAAQLANEFRELLPNNAVEYFVSYYDYYQPEAYVPQTDTFIEKDSSVNEEVERLRHSATNALLTRRDVIVVATVSCIYGLGTPEEYVAGMVTLETGQQMNRDDLLRKFVSMQYTRNDIDFHRGTFRVRGDTVEIIPMYEELALRIEFFGDEVEKIYTLHPLTGEIVREETEMYVFPASHYVAGPERMNRAVKQIEDELQVRLDELESQNKLVEAQRLRMRTTYDLEMMQQMGFCNGIENYSRHIDGRGPGSASHCLLDYFPDDFLLVVDESHVTIPQIGAMYEGDMSRKRTLVDHGFRLPSAMDNRPLKWDEFLERIGQTVYLSATPGKYELGKSDGYVQQIIRPTGLIDPEVVVKPSKGQIDDLLGEIRTRVERNERVLVTTLTKRMAEDLTGYLLEHGVKVEYLHSDVDTLRRVELLRELRLGTFDVLVGINLLREGLDLPEVSLVSILDADKEGFLRSATSLIQTIGRAARNVSGEVHMYADRITDSMAKAIDETNRRREIQVAYNLKHGVDPQPLRKRIADITDSIAQEDADTRALLEETGRKRKGGKTAKGGTPVRHDGLAAVPAEDLTDLISQLTDQMHSAAADLHFELAARLRDEVGDLKKELRQMQTAGHA